The Gorilla gorilla gorilla isolate KB3781 chromosome 17, NHGRI_mGorGor1-v2.1_pri, whole genome shotgun sequence genome contains a region encoding:
- the C17H18orf63 gene encoding uncharacterized protein C18orf63 homolog gives MNDSRQQSLFFITLPDLNKLCAVRIILSNKVADTEIRTIQMKMCRQLLFLHQDILTSPVSGILNQIWVVMAIPFYKARKLNAYVEKYGAKMEAPQRVIPVILQNCLSYSFMARLAPAWNRTGHLFIQGRDFLSQMGKQSAVVLNINVTETQVCLSIEACTIRLPAPELKEFEISQSIIKDFHANKRAVIERHSILSNWCYVLPSMKMGQIINIFHAIPAACPFHSYGDFQRHWDALYGYKLPDDCGKIKIYCNIYFKMLGERTFTYPLSCIRSQPMQFFPRVDSEVVLKSFLSDLKSKLPHICGFPIKMTSKPCYYTQELTKPNIQEHKVKPPNLTTKKMLRASLTQATSRKPACAQSLLPCSVAVDHKVELSVSQPTSGIFSALHLQPESVQGRKKSLSIRAPQVHSEVLMPNRGNTQVQHTNLSSQSNITPKFVPVFKNRLLQMNKNTSVLGSPKRKQHDVTQSKLFSLKTSMIQHDKLNLGPAIKNRCNSNIQMQAANNLNQENSRPLQEKNTESSENMTKFPSSRGKSTVSLNKNKQLSNSAVFVVSNNNLGVVKSAVDFQTKGKENLTGKGITQILGKSHGSLKLKRQPHIFESDGETEDPRLLQQQSENQAKEVGTSDHRLIVSKIAHRSKRKLCPESSKTSKKHHSDTVHYGQSGSSKKQILDSDKSKPKKSLIIHNA, from the exons ATGAATGATTCTAGGCAGCAGTCTCTGTTCTTCATCACACTTCCAGATTTAAACAAACTCTGTGCTGTCAGAATAATACTGAGTAATAAGGTGGCAGATACTGAGATTAGGACTATACAAATGAAGATGTGCAG GCAATTGCTGTTTTTGCATCAAGATATTCTTACATCACCTGTGTCTGGAATATTAAACCAAATCTGGGTGGTGATGGCG ATACCATTTTATAAAGCAAGAAAACTTAATGCTTATGTTGAAAAATATGGAGCTAAG atggAGGCTCCACAAAGAGTAATTCCTGTAATCCTTCAGAACTGCCTGTCATATTCATTCATGGCTAGACTTGCTCCAGCCTGGAATAGAACTGGTCATCTCTTCATACAAG GAAGAGATTTTCTTTCTCAGATGGGAAAACAAAGTGCTGTTG tattaaaCATCAATGTAACAGAAACTCAAGTTTGTCTAAGTATAGAAGCTTGCACAATCAGACTGCCAGCACCTGAG CTAAAAGAGTTTGAGATTTCCCAGAGTATTATAAAGGATTTTCACGCTAACAAGCGTGCTGTCATTGAGAGACATTCCATTTTAAGCAACTGGTGCTACGTTTTGCCAAG TATGAAAATGGgacaaattataaatatttttcatgccATCCCCGCTGCCTGTCCTTTTCACTCATATGGAGATTTCCAGAGACACTGGGATGCCCTG TATGGCTATAAACTTCCAGATGAttgtggaaaaattaaaatatactgcAACATCTATTTCAAAATGCTCGGAGAAAGGACCTTCAC ATATCCTCTCAGTTGCATCAGAAGTCAGCCCATGCAGTTCTTTCCAAGGGTAGATTCGGAAGTTGTGTTGAAAAGTTTTCTTTCAGATTTAAAATCTAAACTGCCCCATATATGTGGATTTCCCATAAAGATGACAAGTAAACCATGCTACTACACACAAGAACTAACTAAACCTAATATACAG GAACACAAAGTCAAGCCACCCAATTTGACCACTAAAAAAATGCTCAGGGCATCTCTGACTCAAGCCACTTCCAGAAAGCCTGCCTGTGCTCAAAGTCTTCTACCATGTTCAGTAGCAGTGGACCACAAGGTGGAGCTTTCAGTCAGCCAGCCAACATCAGGCATTTTCTCAGCTTTGCATCTCCAGCCAGAGTCTGTTCAGGGTAGAAAGAAATCCCTGTCTATCAGGGCTCCACAAGTACATTCAGAAGTATTAATGCCCAACAGAGGAAATACTCAAGTTCAGCACACAAATCTTAGCTCCCAAAGCAACATCACCCCTAAgtttgtaccagttttcaaaaatagattgttacaaatgaacaaaaataccTCAGTACTTGGCAGcccaaaaagaaaacagcatgaTGTGACACAATCTAAACTGTTTTCACTCAAAACTAGTATGATCCAGCATGACAAACTGAATTTAGGTCCAGCTATAAAAAACCGTTGTAATAGTAACATTCAGATGCAGGCTGCTAACAATTTAAATCAGGAGAATTCCAGACCtctgcaagaaaaaaatacagagtcttctgaaaatatgacaaaatttCCCTCTTCTCGTGGAAAATCGACTGTgagtttaaacaaaaataagcaactaTCTAATAGTGCAGTATTTGTGGTGTCAAATAACAATTTAGGGGTGGTAAAAAGTGCTGTTGACTTCCAAacgaaaggaaaagaaaatttaacaggCAAAGGCATAACACAAATTTTAGGGAAAAGCCATGGGTCACTAAAACTGAAAAGACAGCCACACATTTTTGAATCAGATGGAGAAACCGAAGATCCACGACTGCTACAGCAGCAATCAGAAAATCAAGCTAAAGAAGTTGGTACAAGTGACCACAGGTTGATAGTAAGCAAAATAGCCCACAGgtctaaaagaaaattatgtcCAGAGTCTTCCAAAACTTCAAAGAAGCATCATTCTGATACTGTGCACTATGGCCAATCCGGTTCTTCTAAGaagcag ATACTTGACTCGGATAAATCAAAACCTAAGAAATCTCTCATCATTCATAATGCTTAG